A portion of the Streptomyces sp. NBC_00376 genome contains these proteins:
- a CDS encoding O-methyltransferase, whose amino-acid sequence MIMAERAVPPRVVAAERIASEAGFKKSCIPEVGRLLGLAAAAKPDGVIAESGTGSGVGTAWLHSGLGAGARLVTVERDEDLARRAAAVFADDPRVSVLMGDWRLLEQHAPFDVFFCDGGGKRDDPQRVVDQLAPGGLLILDDFTPSPHWPPRFEGEVDELRLFYLAHPDLEATEVLTTPGSSVVIGTRRA is encoded by the coding sequence GTGATCATGGCAGAACGTGCCGTGCCGCCTCGTGTGGTGGCTGCAGAACGTATCGCCTCCGAGGCAGGCTTCAAGAAGAGTTGCATCCCTGAAGTGGGCAGGCTCCTCGGACTGGCCGCTGCTGCGAAACCCGACGGAGTCATCGCGGAGAGCGGCACCGGATCCGGAGTGGGTACTGCCTGGCTGCACAGTGGCCTTGGCGCTGGTGCGCGCCTGGTCACCGTGGAGCGTGATGAGGACCTGGCCCGCCGTGCGGCCGCCGTCTTCGCGGACGACCCGCGCGTCAGCGTCCTCATGGGGGATTGGCGGCTGCTTGAGCAGCACGCCCCCTTTGACGTCTTCTTCTGCGACGGCGGGGGCAAGCGTGATGATCCGCAGCGGGTCGTCGATCAGCTCGCTCCTGGTGGCCTCCTCATCCTGGACGACTTCACCCCCTCGCCCCACTGGCCGCCTCGTTTCGAGGGCGAAGTGGATGAACTTCGCCTGTTCTACCTCGCTCATCCGGATCTGGAAGCCACCGAGGTGCTGACAACACCAGGTAGTTCAGTGGTTATTGGGACGCGCCGCGCGTAG
- a CDS encoding HIT family protein — protein MTISAAEDLHTVLLVIGRDGIRSRSGESSDVVVGTRYLEREERLMAGDGCVFCAIVPGQADASIVHEDESVVAFMDLRPVNPGHLLVVPRTHAVGLEDLQENVGVQVWKVAHRLGRALRRSGLRCEGVNLLLADGEAAFQEVFHVHLHVIPRFAGDPFRIDSDWHVHQREQLDETSAAVRNGLAALGTSLR, from the coding sequence ATGACAATATCCGCCGCCGAAGATCTCCACACAGTGTTGCTCGTCATCGGGCGGGATGGAATTCGCTCGCGCTCGGGCGAGTCCTCTGATGTGGTGGTCGGCACTCGGTACTTGGAGCGTGAGGAGCGGCTTATGGCGGGCGACGGTTGTGTCTTCTGCGCGATAGTGCCCGGTCAGGCGGATGCCAGCATCGTTCACGAAGACGAGTCGGTGGTCGCCTTCATGGATCTCCGGCCCGTAAACCCTGGTCACTTGTTGGTCGTTCCCAGGACGCACGCGGTGGGGCTGGAGGATCTTCAGGAGAACGTCGGCGTCCAGGTCTGGAAGGTGGCTCACCGGCTCGGGCGGGCGCTGCGTCGGTCAGGTCTGCGGTGTGAGGGCGTCAACCTGCTTCTCGCGGACGGCGAAGCCGCTTTCCAGGAGGTTTTCCATGTACACCTTCACGTCATCCCCCGCTTCGCCGGCGATCCGTTTCGCATCGACTCCGACTGGCATGTTCATCAGCGTGAGCAGCTCGACGAGACATCGGCTGCTGTCCGCAACGGTCTGGCCGCACTCGGCACCTCGCTGCGTTGA
- a CDS encoding DUF5713 family protein, with product MPITNQQVTERAFLRPLYADDYFPDHVLDKGAAILLNLCERIEAERPVDLQALYVLTEAATEQFNLLEAEFEAAGSAIETVAREEMAEDFWFVASAYGFPDADVEELIAARDW from the coding sequence ATGCCGATCACAAACCAGCAGGTGACTGAACGCGCCTTTCTGCGGCCGCTGTACGCGGACGACTACTTTCCGGATCACGTCCTCGACAAGGGCGCGGCGATTCTGCTGAACCTGTGCGAGCGGATCGAGGCAGAGCGGCCGGTGGATCTCCAGGCCCTGTATGTGCTCACGGAGGCGGCGACAGAGCAGTTCAATCTGCTGGAGGCCGAGTTCGAGGCGGCGGGCAGTGCGATCGAGACCGTCGCGCGTGAGGAGATGGCCGAGGACTTCTGGTTCGTGGCGTCGGCCTACGGATTCCCGGACGCGGACGTGGAGGAGTTGATAGCCGCCAGGGATTGGTGA
- a CDS encoding MarR family winged helix-turn-helix transcriptional regulator gives MDKRVVELDSEVSAETLMIAVERMVRHVRQSAVAGGLSTAASSAPGRLGREGPHRLTELARAEGASQPNMTQLINRMERAGLVRRVADPHDGRAVLVEATDTGLEVFRQRRAERADALRLLIEELSEPEQRAVRVALPALARAIQDRQAGQDRS, from the coding sequence ATGGATAAGCGGGTTGTGGAACTGGATTCCGAGGTCTCGGCCGAGACGCTGATGATCGCCGTGGAGCGGATGGTCCGCCACGTGCGCCAGAGCGCCGTCGCCGGAGGTCTGAGCACCGCGGCCTCCTCCGCTCCGGGGCGTCTGGGCCGTGAGGGACCGCACCGTCTGACCGAGCTCGCCCGCGCCGAAGGTGCCTCCCAGCCGAACATGACCCAGCTGATCAACCGGATGGAACGCGCCGGTCTCGTACGCCGGGTCGCCGACCCCCACGACGGCCGGGCGGTGCTGGTGGAAGCCACGGACACCGGCCTGGAGGTCTTCCGGCAGCGTCGAGCGGAGCGCGCGGACGCCCTCCGGCTGCTCATCGAGGAGCTGAGCGAGCCGGAGCAGCGAGCGGTGCGAGTCGCGCTGCCCGCCCTGGCCCGCGCCATCCAGGACCGTCAGGCCGGTCAGGACCGTTCCTGA
- a CDS encoding aminoglycoside phosphotransferase family protein, translating into MIEVPETFARSTIEREGEPGAVWLAGLPGIVEELLGCWECVPDGEVMHGGVGIIVPVQRPAEGAAVVKVSFPHPGNVHEPDAFAAWGGRGAVLLHDRDDEHFAMLLERALPSTLAELEDEDEVARVAGRISHALAVPAPSGLPRLREQADAWEAQLRQDAEELTHALPRYVVDAAVATVQELGRDQPDTLVHGDLHARNILRADREPWLAVDPKGYAGDPAYDGGTLLKTRALTLVEASDLRKTVFRTLHVFAEAAEVDRERARRWAQFHAVQASFWGRRHGFRRARKGAGLDWLTQFVDSLAELLVDRA; encoded by the coding sequence ATGATCGAGGTACCGGAGACGTTCGCGAGAAGCACGATCGAGCGCGAGGGCGAGCCCGGAGCGGTTTGGCTCGCCGGACTGCCGGGGATCGTGGAGGAGTTGTTGGGGTGCTGGGAATGTGTGCCGGACGGCGAGGTCATGCATGGGGGCGTCGGGATCATCGTGCCGGTGCAACGGCCGGCAGAGGGGGCGGCTGTGGTGAAGGTGTCCTTCCCCCACCCCGGCAACGTCCACGAACCGGACGCGTTTGCGGCCTGGGGCGGACGCGGCGCGGTGCTGCTGCATGATCGCGACGACGAGCACTTCGCGATGCTGCTGGAGCGAGCCCTGCCGTCGACCCTGGCGGAGCTCGAGGACGAGGACGAGGTGGCGAGAGTCGCAGGGCGGATCAGCCATGCGCTGGCCGTCCCCGCGCCCAGTGGACTTCCGAGGCTGCGGGAACAGGCCGATGCCTGGGAGGCCCAACTCCGCCAGGACGCCGAGGAACTGACGCACGCACTTCCCCGGTACGTGGTGGACGCGGCCGTGGCGACCGTCCAGGAGCTGGGCCGTGATCAGCCGGACACCCTCGTCCACGGCGACCTGCACGCTCGCAACATCCTGCGCGCCGACCGAGAGCCGTGGCTGGCGGTCGACCCCAAGGGGTACGCAGGAGACCCCGCGTACGACGGCGGGACCCTGCTCAAGACGCGGGCGCTGACGCTCGTCGAGGCGAGCGACCTACGGAAGACAGTGTTCCGCACCCTGCACGTCTTCGCCGAGGCAGCCGAGGTCGATCGCGAACGCGCGCGGCGCTGGGCCCAGTTCCATGCTGTCCAGGCTTCGTTCTGGGGACGGCGCCACGGATTTCGTAGGGCACGGAAAGGGGCAGGACTGGACTGGCTCACGCAATTCGTCGACTCGCTGGCGGAGTTGCTCGTCGACCGGGCGTAG
- a CDS encoding TetR/AcrR family transcriptional regulator produces MRDEARDGKGATLRPDAQRNRERILEVALAELTRAADAPLSTIAKKACVGQGTFYRNFPNREALVLEVYRFEMQQVADTAAQLLSTRAPDRALREWMDRLAQYAMAKAGLADALRKSTSNRGSSLAQLGHGPVTRALTLLLTANEEAGTIRLGVTPDDFVLAIAGLWQIDPHSDWQPRATRLLDLVMDGLRAGAPGAGGRAADETEASVRASGGAEAGGSGRVARATD; encoded by the coding sequence ATGCGGGACGAGGCACGGGACGGGAAGGGTGCGACTCTGCGCCCGGACGCGCAACGCAACCGTGAGCGCATCCTGGAGGTCGCACTGGCAGAGCTGACGCGGGCGGCGGATGCCCCGTTGAGCACCATCGCGAAGAAGGCGTGCGTCGGACAGGGGACCTTCTACCGCAACTTCCCCAACCGCGAGGCCCTCGTTCTGGAGGTCTACCGCTTCGAGATGCAGCAGGTCGCGGACACAGCGGCCCAGCTGCTCAGCACTCGCGCACCCGACCGGGCCCTGAGGGAGTGGATGGACCGTCTCGCACAGTACGCCATGGCCAAGGCAGGCCTGGCCGACGCGTTGCGCAAGTCCACCAGCAACCGCGGCAGCAGCCTGGCCCAACTGGGGCACGGGCCGGTGACCAGAGCGCTCACACTGCTGCTGACTGCGAACGAGGAGGCCGGCACCATCCGGCTGGGTGTGACCCCCGACGACTTCGTACTCGCCATCGCCGGGCTCTGGCAGATCGACCCGCACAGCGACTGGCAGCCGCGCGCCACACGGCTCCTGGACCTTGTGATGGACGGCCTGCGGGCGGGGGCACCCGGAGCGGGAGGCCGCGCGGCGGACGAAACGGAAGCGAGCGTACGCGCGTCGGGTGGGGCGGAAGCGGGCGGATCCGGGCGGGTGGCACGAGCAACGGACTGA
- a CDS encoding (2Fe-2S)-binding protein, with protein sequence MTQSTSSAVTLNINGEKYTLPVDHRTTLLDALREHLDLTGSKKGCDQGQCGACTVLLDGRRAVSCLQLAVAAEGRAITTIEGVADGERLHPVQQAFLDLDGYQCGYCTPGQICSAIAVIEEHAAGWPSAATDDVRPEAGVPVLSAEEIRERMSGNLCRCGAYVSIVQAVAQAAEVQGKEKAA encoded by the coding sequence ATGACTCAATCGACGTCCAGCGCCGTCACCCTGAACATCAATGGCGAGAAATACACACTGCCCGTCGACCATCGCACCACCCTGCTCGACGCCCTGCGTGAGCATCTCGACCTGACCGGTTCCAAGAAGGGCTGTGACCAGGGCCAATGTGGTGCCTGCACGGTGCTGCTCGATGGGCGTCGGGCGGTTTCCTGCCTTCAGCTCGCGGTCGCGGCGGAGGGGCGGGCGATCACCACCATCGAGGGCGTGGCCGATGGCGAGCGACTCCATCCGGTGCAGCAGGCCTTTCTCGACCTCGACGGCTATCAGTGCGGTTACTGCACACCCGGTCAGATCTGTTCGGCCATCGCGGTGATCGAGGAACACGCGGCGGGCTGGCCGAGCGCAGCGACCGACGATGTCCGGCCGGAAGCGGGGGTGCCCGTGCTCAGTGCCGAGGAAATCCGCGAGCGCATGAGCGGCAACCTGTGCCGCTGCGGCGCCTATGTGTCGATCGTGCAGGCAGTGGCGCAGGCTGCCGAGGTCCAGGGCAAGGAGAAAGCGGCATGA